The following coding sequences lie in one Microbacterium sp. XT11 genomic window:
- a CDS encoding FAD-dependent oxidoreductase, with translation MLDTNADVLVIGGGFGGVSAALAVLRRGYHVILTEQTAWLGGQLTSQLVPTDEHIHIERTGANQSYRDFRDALRDHYRRWYPLTPEARADAHLNPGAAWVSPVSVEPRVALSVIESMLLPYEASGRLQILRRTRPVAVESDGDIVRAVVVEGIDTGERTTLTGSYVLDATELGDLLELGGVEFVSGREAQADTGEPGAAETADPTDMQGATWCFVMDHRAGEDHTIDRPANYERYRDAIPPHATSPRRQLSFVTAVDATGAPTVTYGFHPNMDDDPAAIDLDHHQMGAAPELWNYRRVAARRQFTAGFYASDIVVVNWLQNDYTDGPLFGVPDAQRHWQGAKDLSAATLYWLQTEAPRPDGGTGWPGLRLRPDVAGTTDGFAMMPYVRESRRIRARKTIVEQEVSLTYRPEGAVQYRDTVGTGHYFWIDRHPTTGGHSYPASLPQPFEIPLGALIPQRVRNLIPACKNIGTTQITNGCYRLHPVEWSIGEAAGALAAFCLRAESEPHAVLDDDGRLEDFQDDLTRGGAQLRWDRSLLA, from the coding sequence ATGCTTGACACGAATGCGGATGTGCTGGTCATCGGAGGAGGCTTCGGCGGGGTCTCTGCAGCACTCGCGGTGCTCCGTCGTGGGTACCACGTCATCTTGACGGAACAGACCGCCTGGCTCGGCGGCCAGTTGACCAGCCAGCTCGTGCCGACCGATGAACACATCCATATCGAGCGCACCGGGGCGAACCAGAGCTACCGTGACTTTCGCGATGCTCTGCGTGATCACTATCGCCGCTGGTATCCCCTGACGCCGGAGGCCCGCGCCGACGCCCACCTGAACCCGGGGGCGGCCTGGGTCAGCCCGGTATCGGTCGAGCCTCGAGTGGCGCTCTCAGTGATCGAATCGATGCTGCTTCCGTACGAGGCAAGCGGTCGGCTGCAGATCCTCCGTCGGACTCGGCCAGTCGCGGTGGAGAGTGACGGAGACATCGTGCGCGCAGTCGTGGTGGAGGGGATCGACACTGGTGAGCGAACCACGCTGACCGGCTCCTATGTCCTCGACGCGACCGAACTCGGCGACCTGCTGGAGCTGGGCGGAGTGGAGTTCGTCAGCGGGCGCGAAGCCCAGGCCGACACCGGCGAGCCGGGGGCGGCCGAGACCGCAGACCCGACCGACATGCAGGGTGCCACCTGGTGCTTCGTGATGGATCACCGAGCGGGCGAGGACCACACGATCGACCGTCCGGCGAACTATGAGCGCTACCGCGACGCCATTCCGCCGCATGCCACGAGCCCCCGCCGCCAACTGAGCTTCGTCACCGCGGTCGACGCCACGGGAGCGCCTACAGTGACCTACGGATTCCACCCCAACATGGATGATGATCCGGCTGCGATCGACCTCGACCACCACCAGATGGGCGCGGCGCCCGAACTCTGGAACTATCGTCGGGTCGCCGCGCGTCGACAGTTCACGGCGGGCTTTTATGCCAGTGACATCGTGGTCGTGAACTGGCTGCAGAACGACTACACGGACGGCCCACTGTTCGGCGTCCCCGATGCCCAGCGGCACTGGCAGGGAGCGAAGGACCTCAGCGCGGCGACGCTCTACTGGTTGCAGACCGAAGCGCCGCGGCCTGACGGGGGCACCGGCTGGCCGGGTTTGCGACTGCGTCCAGACGTCGCGGGGACCACGGATGGGTTCGCGATGATGCCGTATGTCCGAGAGTCGCGCCGCATTCGCGCGCGCAAGACGATCGTTGAGCAAGAGGTCTCGCTCACGTATCGGCCCGAAGGCGCCGTGCAGTATCGGGACACGGTCGGTACCGGCCACTACTTCTGGATCGACCGCCACCCGACCACGGGCGGCCACAGTTATCCGGCGAGTCTCCCCCAGCCGTTCGAGATCCCGCTCGGCGCTCTCATCCCACAGCGAGTCAGGAACCTCATCCCGGCCTGCAAGAACATCGGCACCACTCAGATCACGAACGGCTGCTACCGGCTGCACCCTGTCGAGTGGAGCATCGGCGAGGCGGCCGGTGCGCTTGCAGCCTTCTGTCTTCGCGCAGAGAGCGAACCCCATGCGGTGCTGGACGACGACGGGCGCCTGGAGGACTTCCAGGACGATCTGACCCGCGGCGGGGCGCAGCTGCGGTGGGACCGCTCACTGCTCGCCTGA
- a CDS encoding carbohydrate ABC transporter permease: MLDTAPDVAPVVADSRPRTPARPRPARPQRDSRSARHRRIVSTVILYGLLVVLAIPFLYPTLWMVFSAFKPTSEIFAIPPTLWPQTWTLDGWSKVFTANPFARQYANSLGLAAITTAGTVLVSALAGYAFARMRFPLAGPLFILTLAGIMVPADVTIIPIFQVVNSWGLVDTYWPLIILPIFGPGAVVSTFIFRQFFLGLPLELEEAARLDGLGRLGIFARVAMPLAGPAIATVTIMTFLKSFNMYFEPLIFLRSSELFPIGLGLTRYQDGYGEPLWTTQLGATTLSVIPVLIVFFFAQKQFVEGLTRSGLKG; encoded by the coding sequence ATGCTCGACACTGCCCCGGACGTGGCCCCCGTCGTGGCGGACTCGCGGCCCCGCACACCGGCGCGCCCTCGACCGGCGCGCCCCCAGCGGGACTCGCGGAGCGCACGACACCGACGGATCGTCAGCACGGTCATCCTCTATGGGCTGCTCGTTGTGCTGGCGATTCCCTTCCTCTACCCGACGCTGTGGATGGTCTTCTCCGCCTTCAAGCCGACCAGCGAGATCTTCGCGATCCCGCCGACGCTGTGGCCGCAGACGTGGACGCTGGATGGCTGGTCCAAGGTGTTCACCGCAAATCCATTCGCCCGGCAGTACGCGAACTCTCTGGGGCTGGCCGCGATCACCACCGCGGGCACCGTGCTGGTGTCCGCGCTCGCCGGCTATGCATTTGCGCGAATGAGGTTCCCGCTCGCCGGACCGCTGTTCATCCTTACGCTCGCCGGAATCATGGTGCCCGCGGATGTGACCATCATTCCGATCTTCCAGGTGGTGAACTCCTGGGGGTTGGTCGATACGTACTGGCCGTTGATCATCCTGCCGATCTTCGGCCCCGGCGCCGTGGTCTCGACGTTCATCTTCCGACAGTTCTTTCTCGGCCTCCCCCTCGAGCTCGAAGAGGCGGCTCGGTTGGACGGGCTGGGGCGCCTGGGGATCTTCGCCCGTGTGGCGATGCCATTGGCGGGGCCCGCGATCGCCACGGTCACGATCATGACGTTTCTGAAGAGCTTCAACATGTACTTCGAGCCGCTCATCTTCCTCCGCTCGTCCGAGCTGTTCCCGATCGGCCTGGGTTTGACCCGGTACCAGGACGGCTACGGCGAACCCCTGTGGACCACACAGCTGGGCGCCACCACTCTGAGCGTCATCCCGGTGCTGATCGTGTTCTTCTTCGCTCAAAAGCAGTTCGTCGAAGGGCTCACCCGATCCGGCCTCAAGGGCTGA
- a CDS encoding extracellular solute-binding protein, which yields MKKSPRGMRYAAAAALACGALTMSACAGNPDSATDGPVDLVMAVWTTNDKHLAVFDEIADAYIAEHGDEVKSVTFQPLAGNYLTTLTTQIAGGSTPDLAWVAEANATEFVKNGVLLDVADYFTDSEEFEFDDVVPSALDLWSDDKGIYAYPFSTSPFGVFVNRDLVAAAGQPQPADLLAEGKWTWDAAAQIAAAAAAATPGTGPIVIGTAPDKQWDGLTTVWAGWDATPWDAAGTTCTFDSKEMKDAVSWYHDQVYAASAFAKPGETFSFGSGGAAMLIAQMSSSGGIDESMNWDFLPLPAGPAGQTDVVGQAAIGVIAKSAHPEAAANFLTYFTDAQNAAKLAQFFPAPRTSLLTVDTLQQAAPALSPEQIQQTVIDAIPDAITKANSIVYSQVSPVIQTNFDALWTPSADVAQVLGDVCTAIQPALEASAG from the coding sequence GTGAAGAAGAGCCCTCGTGGCATGCGATATGCCGCCGCCGCCGCCCTTGCCTGCGGCGCGCTGACGATGTCGGCCTGCGCCGGGAACCCGGATTCCGCCACCGACGGCCCCGTGGACCTGGTGATGGCCGTCTGGACGACCAACGACAAGCATCTCGCTGTGTTCGATGAGATCGCCGACGCCTACATCGCTGAGCACGGCGACGAGGTCAAGTCGGTCACCTTCCAGCCATTGGCAGGTAACTATCTCACGACCCTCACGACGCAGATCGCCGGTGGGAGCACCCCGGACCTCGCCTGGGTAGCCGAAGCCAACGCCACCGAGTTCGTCAAGAACGGCGTGCTGCTCGACGTCGCTGACTACTTCACGGACTCCGAGGAGTTCGAATTCGATGATGTGGTCCCGAGCGCGCTTGATCTCTGGAGCGACGACAAGGGCATATACGCCTACCCGTTCTCCACGAGCCCCTTCGGCGTCTTCGTCAATCGCGACCTCGTCGCCGCCGCAGGGCAGCCGCAGCCGGCCGATCTCCTGGCTGAGGGAAAGTGGACCTGGGACGCCGCAGCGCAGATCGCCGCTGCCGCGGCCGCAGCCACACCGGGCACCGGACCGATCGTCATCGGGACAGCCCCTGACAAGCAGTGGGACGGTCTGACCACGGTCTGGGCAGGCTGGGACGCGACACCGTGGGACGCGGCCGGCACGACCTGCACCTTCGACTCCAAGGAGATGAAGGATGCTGTCAGCTGGTACCACGACCAGGTCTACGCGGCGTCGGCGTTCGCCAAGCCGGGCGAGACCTTCTCCTTCGGCTCTGGCGGTGCCGCGATGCTCATCGCGCAGATGAGCTCGTCGGGTGGCATCGACGAGTCCATGAACTGGGACTTCCTTCCCCTGCCGGCCGGTCCGGCAGGGCAGACCGACGTCGTCGGCCAGGCCGCCATCGGCGTGATCGCGAAGAGTGCACACCCGGAAGCCGCCGCGAACTTCCTCACGTACTTCACGGATGCCCAGAATGCCGCAAAGCTCGCTCAGTTCTTTCCGGCTCCTCGCACATCGCTGCTGACCGTCGACACCCTGCAGCAGGCCGCTCCTGCGCTGTCTCCCGAGCAGATTCAGCAGACCGTGATCGATGCGATCCCTGATGCGATTACGAAGGCGAACTCGATCGTCTACAGCCAGGTGAGCCCGGTGATCCAGACCAACTTCGACGCGCTCTGGACCCCGTCGGCCGACGTGGCTCAGGTGCTCGGCGACGTGTGCACCGCCATCCAGCCGGCACTGGAGGCGAGCGCGGGATGA
- a CDS encoding carbohydrate ABC transporter permease has product MTSLKAPGVGQAARAGRPLPDARADRILGLTFVAPQVLGIVLLGIIPFGFVVWYSFHDWNVFLGSFEFIGLDNYVRMFTDKTVAQSLQATGIFALGLVVTNVAVALALASLLNQRLRGTVVFRSIFFSPVVVSIVAWVIIWDFLLASNGGINGVLSMFGIQGPNWLAEPGWAMAALVIVQVSKGVGMNMILFLAALQGVPSELKESARLDGASPWRTYRSITLPLITPTLLMVLIITTISAFDVFAPVQLLTGGGPGNSTLVFSYYIYQTAFGQQQFGYGATLGVLLFVITLAITALQWKVRRTWVHDEV; this is encoded by the coding sequence ATGACGTCCCTGAAAGCGCCCGGCGTCGGTCAAGCAGCCCGCGCCGGGCGCCCGCTTCCGGACGCGAGGGCTGATCGGATTCTCGGACTCACCTTCGTCGCGCCGCAGGTGTTGGGCATCGTGCTGCTGGGGATCATCCCGTTCGGCTTCGTGGTCTGGTACAGCTTCCACGATTGGAATGTCTTCCTGGGCTCGTTCGAGTTCATCGGGCTGGACAACTACGTCCGTATGTTCACGGACAAGACGGTCGCCCAATCACTCCAGGCGACCGGAATCTTCGCCCTGGGCCTGGTTGTGACGAACGTCGCGGTCGCTCTGGCGCTGGCGTCGCTCCTGAATCAGCGTCTGCGTGGGACCGTGGTGTTCCGATCGATCTTCTTCTCGCCGGTGGTGGTCTCCATCGTCGCGTGGGTCATCATCTGGGACTTCCTGCTCGCCTCGAACGGCGGCATCAACGGTGTGCTGAGCATGTTCGGCATACAGGGGCCCAACTGGCTCGCTGAGCCGGGCTGGGCCATGGCGGCCCTCGTGATCGTCCAGGTGTCGAAGGGCGTGGGAATGAACATGATCCTGTTCCTGGCGGCGCTGCAGGGCGTACCTTCCGAACTGAAGGAAAGCGCTCGCCTCGATGGCGCGAGTCCTTGGCGGACCTACCGTTCCATCACGCTTCCGCTGATCACCCCGACGCTGCTCATGGTGCTGATCATCACCACCATCTCCGCGTTCGACGTGTTCGCACCGGTGCAGCTCCTGACCGGTGGCGGGCCGGGGAACTCCACGCTGGTGTTCTCCTACTACATCTATCAGACCGCCTTCGGCCAGCAGCAGTTCGGCTACGGCGCCACGCTGGGTGTGCTTCTCTTCGTGATCACGCTCGCCATCACCGCACTGCAATGGAAGGTGCGCAGGACATGGGTACACGATGAGGTCTGA
- a CDS encoding LacI family DNA-binding transcriptional regulator yields MKSHAGPSSPVETQRRPSLADIAEQTGVSISTVSKVVNGKSDVSDATRRKVEQALRSHQYVPPRDRRGDSRLSIAVLARSMTSPYTLEILRGAATAVEHADADLVLSLYRDDSDDRSWIESMVRAGRDAVIAVTSMLDAKEIDRLNEVGLPLVIVDPFNDPQPETVSVGSTNWNGGLAGTEHLLALGHRRIGLLIGVRNALASRAREHGYVAALTAAGIAVDPALILPGEYTFESGVEGALELLALPEPPTAIFAASDHQALGVIEAARQRAIRVPEELSVVGFDDLPIALSASPPLTTVRQPLSEMGALAMRTAIMMTGGEEPSTHHMELATSLVVRASSQARQPD; encoded by the coding sequence ATGAAGAGTCACGCCGGCCCGTCGAGTCCCGTCGAAACCCAGCGAAGGCCCTCCCTGGCCGATATCGCGGAGCAGACGGGCGTATCCATCTCAACGGTCTCCAAAGTGGTGAACGGCAAGTCCGATGTCTCCGATGCGACCCGCCGGAAAGTCGAGCAGGCGCTCCGCAGTCACCAGTACGTGCCGCCTCGTGACCGACGAGGCGACAGTCGCCTCTCCATCGCCGTGCTCGCCCGCAGCATGACTTCGCCATATACGTTGGAGATCCTCCGAGGTGCTGCGACCGCTGTCGAGCACGCGGATGCGGATCTGGTGCTCTCGCTCTACCGCGACGACAGCGATGACCGTTCCTGGATCGAGTCGATGGTCCGTGCCGGCCGCGACGCGGTGATCGCTGTGACGTCGATGCTCGACGCCAAGGAGATCGACCGGCTGAACGAGGTCGGCCTCCCCCTCGTGATCGTCGACCCGTTCAACGATCCGCAGCCCGAGACGGTGAGCGTCGGCAGTACGAACTGGAACGGCGGACTTGCCGGGACGGAGCACCTGCTCGCACTGGGGCATCGTCGGATCGGCTTGCTCATCGGCGTCCGCAACGCACTCGCCTCGCGTGCGCGCGAGCACGGGTACGTCGCAGCGCTCACCGCTGCAGGCATCGCTGTGGACCCGGCGCTCATCTTGCCCGGGGAGTACACCTTCGAGTCTGGAGTCGAGGGCGCGCTGGAACTGTTGGCGCTGCCCGAACCGCCCACCGCCATCTTCGCCGCCAGTGATCATCAGGCGCTCGGCGTCATCGAGGCCGCCCGCCAGCGCGCCATCCGCGTGCCGGAGGAACTCAGTGTGGTCGGATTCGACGATCTCCCGATCGCGCTGTCCGCATCCCCGCCGCTCACGACCGTGCGCCAACCGCTCTCCGAGATGGGTGCACTCGCCATGCGCACGGCCATCATGATGACGGGCGGCGAGGAGCCCTCGACGCACCACATGGAACTCGCCACCTCTCTCGTCGTCCGGGCGTCCTCACAAGCGCGTCAGCCCGACTGA